In one Pseudomonas fitomaticsae genomic region, the following are encoded:
- a CDS encoding sulfite exporter TauE/SafE family protein, translating to MIEFLLYLLFGAALGTLGGIFGIGGGLIAIPLLGVWFGLDQQIAQGTALVMVVPNVMLALWRYHQRNRIELRHALPLAVMGFCFAWIGSIWAVGIDAQTMRIGFVAFLVALSAYNLVRMFGARPAATSEMRYSWPWLGVLGAASGTMGGLFGVGGAVVATPVLTSLFGTTQVVAQGLSLALALPSTGVTLVTYAVHHEVDWMIGLPLAIGGLASISWGVKVAHAMPEKLLRGLFCGFLVLCAVMLAFKV from the coding sequence GTGATCGAGTTTTTGCTGTACCTGTTGTTTGGCGCCGCCCTCGGCACGCTGGGTGGGATCTTCGGCATCGGTGGTGGCTTGATCGCCATTCCGCTTTTGGGCGTCTGGTTCGGGCTCGATCAGCAGATCGCCCAAGGCACGGCGCTGGTGATGGTAGTACCGAACGTGATGCTGGCGCTGTGGCGTTATCACCAGCGTAATCGCATCGAACTCCGCCATGCGTTGCCGCTGGCGGTGATGGGTTTCTGTTTCGCGTGGATCGGCTCGATCTGGGCCGTAGGCATCGACGCGCAAACCATGCGCATCGGCTTTGTCGCGTTCCTCGTGGCATTGTCGGCCTACAACCTGGTGCGTATGTTCGGCGCGCGTCCGGCGGCGACCTCCGAGATGCGATATTCATGGCCATGGCTGGGCGTGCTCGGCGCGGCGTCGGGCACTATGGGCGGCTTGTTCGGTGTCGGCGGGGCGGTGGTGGCGACGCCGGTGCTGACCAGCCTGTTCGGTACCACTCAGGTGGTTGCTCAGGGCCTGTCGCTGGCTTTGGCGTTGCCGAGCACCGGCGTTACGCTGGTGACGTACGCCGTGCACCATGAGGTGGACTGGATGATTGGGCTACCGCTGGCCATCGGCGGCCTGGCCAGCATCAGTTGGGGCGTGAAGGTGGCCCACGCGATGCCGGAAAAACTCCTGCGCGGGCTGTTCTGCGGGTTCCTGGTGCTGTGCGCGGTGATGCTCGCCTTTAAAGTTTGA